A stretch of Candidatus Neomarinimicrobiota bacterium DNA encodes these proteins:
- a CDS encoding NTPase gives MQTLQDSFQNKILITGPPGCGKTTLIKNLYHKLKHLNPAGFYTEEIRENGKRAGFRITTFKGDEDILAHVNIKSKFRVSKYGVNVEGFERILRGIDFFNPEHEIIIIDEIGKMECFSDYFRNLVLKLFESDKPFIATIAIRGNDFIERLKKKEMVKLYNIVKDKDKISDVIQRLSQGS, from the coding sequence GTGCAAACCTTACAAGATAGTTTTCAAAATAAAATATTAATAACTGGTCCACCCGGCTGTGGTAAGACCACGTTAATAAAGAATTTGTATCATAAATTAAAGCACTTAAATCCTGCTGGGTTTTATACCGAGGAAATAAGGGAAAATGGGAAAAGAGCAGGATTCCGAATTACCACATTTAAAGGTGATGAAGATATACTTGCACATGTAAATATCAAATCAAAGTTTAGAGTTTCCAAATACGGGGTTAATGTAGAAGGCTTTGAGAGAATATTAAGAGGAATAGACTTTTTCAATCCTGAGCATGAGATAATAATAATCGATGAGATTGGGAAGATGGAATGTTTCTCTGATTATTTTAGAAATCTGGTTTTGAAGTTGTTTGAAAGTGATAAACCGTTTATAGCTACTATAGCGATCAGGGGAAATGATTTTATTGAGCGTTTGAAGAAAAAAGAAATGGTAAAATTGTATAATATTGTAAAAGATAAGGATAAAATTTCTGATGTCATTCAGAGGCTATCACAGGGTAGCTAA
- a CDS encoding outer membrane lipoprotein-sorting protein, protein MKKAFYIIILLVLTYQMSFTQSLTAEEVLKNVDKNFIYNSAEILSELKVYENDEIIIYQKIHSYVKGKEKSFAEVLSPARDAGTKFLKIGDQMWMYLPDADRVIKISGHLLRQSMLGSDFSYEDAMEGSKSYEELYNIEKFSIDTLKGKEYYKITLTAKDRKTTYYKRILWIDKENFIPMREERFSRQGKLLKVFEIIDVEKFGNRFYPVKAILRDVLRKNTYTEMNVISVKFDITLSEDIFTRANLTR, encoded by the coding sequence ATGAAAAAGGCATTTTATATAATAATTTTGTTGGTTCTTACGTATCAAATGAGTTTCACACAAAGTCTTACTGCAGAAGAGGTGTTGAAAAATGTTGATAAAAATTTTATATATAATTCTGCAGAGATTCTATCTGAACTGAAAGTATATGAAAATGATGAGATAATAATATATCAGAAAATTCATTCATATGTTAAAGGAAAAGAGAAATCATTTGCGGAAGTTTTATCACCGGCGAGAGATGCGGGAACTAAGTTTTTAAAGATAGGGGATCAAATGTGGATGTATCTTCCAGATGCAGATAGGGTTATAAAGATATCCGGGCATCTTTTGAGACAGAGTATGCTGGGTTCTGATTTTTCTTATGAGGATGCTATGGAGGGTTCAAAATCCTATGAGGAATTGTATAATATAGAAAAATTCTCGATTGACACGCTGAAGGGAAAAGAGTATTATAAAATCACACTAACAGCGAAAGATAGGAAAACAACCTATTACAAAAGAATTTTATGGATTGATAAAGAAAATTTTATTCCAATGAGGGAAGAAAGGTTTTCAAGACAGGGTAAACTATTAAAAGTATTTGAGATAATTGATGTAGAAAAATTTGGTAATCGTTTTTATCCAGTAAAGGCTATTTTACGTGATGTATTGAGGAAGAATACCTACACAGAAATGAATGTAATATCTGTAAAGTTTGACATTACTTTGTCTGAGGATATATTTACTCGTGCAAACCTTACAAGATAG
- a CDS encoding ABC transporter permease, which translates to MLALIKIAFRNIFRNKRRSFLTIGAVFISVAITTFFISIFDGMYEMMIRNTVSSIGHIQIVHRAYYEKEKTMPLKYKIDNYSKVKEQILKNVDGVERVAGRILLGGMLGREDLDEIAGGFAIEPDIDTSMFNISKNIIAGKMPNKDRMEVLLGDKLAKRLRVKVGDEIIIVSKTVYNSLGGMALKVCGIAKFPVERMNNVFFIPLKVAQKSLYMEDAVSRIIIEIRHSRDVEKIKEKIKGLIDNDDYLVLSYLDNDALKSMITYLRVASFVELLIVFIIAIFGIFNTMFTSVFERTPEIGLLSSMGLTKYKIQFLFLSESGIIGIIGSIFGIMLGSVAAYYFATKGFNLGDVATNVGMDWDRVLYAEFSFAQILKTFLLGFIVSIIAGIIPAIKASRLEPTEALRKIG; encoded by the coding sequence ATGTTAGCATTGATTAAAATTGCTTTTAGGAATATATTCAGGAACAAAAGAAGGAGTTTCCTTACAATAGGAGCAGTCTTTATTTCCGTAGCTATCACCACCTTTTTTATCAGTATTTTTGATGGTATGTATGAGATGATGATTAGAAATACCGTTAGTTCGATCGGACACATCCAGATTGTTCATAGAGCATACTATGAAAAAGAAAAGACAATGCCATTAAAATATAAAATTGATAACTATAGCAAGGTAAAAGAGCAAATTCTGAAGAATGTGGATGGTGTTGAAAGGGTTGCAGGCAGGATTTTGCTAGGCGGAATGCTTGGTAGAGAAGACCTTGATGAGATAGCCGGTGGATTTGCTATTGAGCCGGATATTGATACAAGCATGTTTAATATTTCAAAAAATATAATTGCAGGTAAAATGCCCAATAAAGATAGAATGGAAGTACTGCTGGGTGACAAGCTTGCTAAACGGTTACGTGTAAAGGTTGGGGATGAGATAATAATTGTTAGTAAAACAGTCTATAATTCACTTGGCGGTATGGCTTTAAAGGTCTGTGGTATTGCAAAGTTTCCCGTTGAAAGGATGAATAATGTATTTTTCATTCCACTGAAAGTTGCGCAAAAATCTCTTTATATGGAGGATGCAGTATCAAGAATCATTATCGAGATAAGACATTCAAGAGATGTGGAAAAAATTAAAGAGAAAATAAAAGGTTTAATTGATAATGATGATTATCTTGTTCTCTCCTACCTTGATAATGATGCATTAAAGAGTATGATTACCTATTTAAGGGTTGCTTCGTTCGTTGAGCTTTTAATAGTTTTTATAATTGCCATTTTTGGTATTTTTAATACAATGTTTACAAGTGTATTCGAAAGGACACCAGAGATTGGACTTCTTTCATCGATGGGTTTGACTAAATATAAAATCCAATTTTTATTTCTTTCTGAGTCAGGTATAATTGGTATTATTGGTTCTATTTTTGGTATCATGCTTGGCTCGGTTGCCGCCTATTATTTCGCTACAAAAGGATTTAACCTGGGTGATGTTGCCACAAATGTCGGGATGGACTGGGATAGAGTTTTATATGCAGAATTTTCTTTTGCTCAGATTTTAAAGACATTTTTGTTGGGTTTTATAGTATCAATCATAGCAGGTATAATTCCAGCCATAAAAGCATCAAGACTTGAACCGACAGAGGCGCTTAGAAAGATTGGTTAG
- a CDS encoding ABC transporter permease, whose amino-acid sequence MIIKLALRNVFRHKTRSIFGIISIVIGVSLMILYSGIFEGSNISFIESMIETGTGDLRLYTKEYYEEIDKLPLENLFTNYDSLGKLLEGEFGISAVAPRLEFTAFLSDGESDLPLIGVGIDPEIDKRVFNLDEYIERGRYLKKYEQGIMISASTAEAFKVDTGAYITVIARTKYGSISADDFEVVGIFKTYNPDVDEVNFFIDLKKAQEFLDLGDEFSVPVVKLIDRAQAPVIATTLEKEVFNGNAKVKTWFEMTKDMRQIIDQKSSFAVIFVSLLIIMAAFGIMNTMLMAYFERMKEMGTIMALGMTEKQVYRLFLLEGVIIGLIGGIIGFIIGAGFNYLISVKGISIESLTGGGVQYVTAGGKMYSVFDLKDAVIYTLIGFFTSVISTYFPARRIKKLSPAEVLRKN is encoded by the coding sequence ATGATAATAAAACTTGCATTAAGAAATGTTTTTAGACATAAAACAAGATCAATATTTGGTATCATTTCGATAGTGATAGGTGTTTCACTTATGATTCTATATTCAGGTATTTTTGAAGGATCAAACATAAGTTTCATTGAGAGTATGATTGAGACAGGAACGGGTGATTTGAGATTATATACAAAGGAGTATTATGAAGAAATAGATAAATTGCCATTAGAGAACCTATTTACTAACTATGATAGTCTCGGGAAGCTACTTGAGGGTGAATTTGGTATTTCGGCAGTTGCGCCACGGTTGGAGTTTACTGCGTTTTTGAGTGATGGAGAGAGTGATTTGCCACTAATAGGGGTAGGAATTGATCCTGAAATTGATAAGCGTGTCTTTAATCTTGATGAATATATAGAAAGAGGAAGGTATTTGAAAAAATATGAACAGGGGATAATGATTTCCGCCAGTACTGCTGAGGCATTTAAGGTAGATACAGGAGCTTATATCACTGTAATTGCAAGGACAAAATATGGTTCAATATCAGCTGATGACTTTGAGGTTGTTGGTATTTTTAAAACGTATAATCCTGATGTAGATGAGGTAAACTTTTTTATAGATTTGAAGAAAGCTCAGGAATTTCTTGATCTTGGTGATGAATTCAGTGTCCCTGTTGTAAAGCTCATTGACCGAGCTCAAGCTCCAGTAATTGCAACGACTCTTGAAAAGGAAGTTTTTAATGGAAATGCGAAAGTAAAAACATGGTTTGAGATGACAAAGGATATGAGGCAGATTATAGACCAGAAGTCATCCTTTGCCGTTATATTTGTATCCCTTCTTATTATAATGGCAGCATTTGGAATAATGAACACAATGCTTATGGCATATTTTGAAAGAATGAAGGAGATGGGTACGATCATGGCGCTTGGAATGACTGAAAAGCAGGTTTATAGATTATTTCTCCTTGAGGGTGTAATTATTGGGTTGATTGGAGGTATAATTGGTTTTATCATTGGAGCAGGTTTTAATTATCTTATTTCAGTTAAAGGTATCTCCATTGAAAGTTTGACAGGAGGGGGTGTGCAGTATGTCACAGCTGGAGGTAAGATGTATTCAGTATTTGACCTGAAAGATGCGGTTATTTATACATTGATTGGATTTTTTACATCAGTAATTTCTACATATTTCCCTGCTCGACGGATTAAGAAGCTTTCGCCCGCCGAAGTATTAAGGAAAAATTAG